One Solanum pennellii chromosome 9, SPENNV200 DNA segment encodes these proteins:
- the LOC107031718 gene encoding serine/threonine-protein kinase STY13-like yields the protein MDLNSKEKVEEGSKLDGVGTVSNNNMESKSLRSISSKDMIFRADKIDLKSLDVQLEKHLSRVWSNNLEKQNQQRPKEVWEIDPLKLEIKYLVAKGTYGTVYRGTYDNQDVAVKLLDWGEDGMATAAETASLRASFRQEVAVWHKLDNPNVTRFVGASMGTSNLKIPSKNPSDGYTTLPSRACCVLVEFLHGGTLKNYLYKNRKKKLAFKIVHQLALDLARGLSYLHSKKIVHRDVKAENMLLDTSRNLKIADFGVARVEAQNPKDMTGETGTLGYMAPEVLDGKPYNRKCDVYSFGICLWEIYCCDLPYLDLSFAEVSSAVVRQNLRPNIPKCCPSSVSNIMKKCWDANPDKRPEMDEVVKMLEAIDTNKGGGMIPEDQVIQGCFCIVRRKLRCF from the exons ATGGATTTAAATAGTAAGGAGAAAGTTGAAGAAGGTTCAAAATTGGATGGGGTAGGTACTGTTAGTAATAACAATATGGAATCGAAGAGTCTTCGAAGCATTAGTAGCAAAGATATGATATTCAGGGCTGATAAAATTGATCTGAAAAGTTTGGATGTTCAATTGGAAAAGCATTTGAGTCGAGTTTGGTCGAACAATTTAGagaaacaaaatcaacaaaggcCTAAGGAAGTTTGGGAGATTGATCCTTTAAAGTTGGAAATTAAGTATCTTGTTGCTAAAGGAACCTATGGTACCGTTTATCGCGGTACCTATGACAATCAAGATGTTGCAG TGAAACTATTGGACTGGGGAGAGGATGGCATGGCCACAGCTGCTGAAACTGCTTCTCTGCGGGCATCATTTCGGCAGGAGGTTGCTGTTTGGCACAAACTTGACAATCCAAATGTTACCAGG TTTGTTGGTGCTTCTATGGGCACTTCAAATCTTAAGATTCCTTCGAAGAATCCTTCTGATGGTTACACTACCCTTCCTTCTCGAGCTTGTTGTGTTCTTGTGGAATTTCTCCATGGTGGAACATTGAAAAACTACTTGTACAAAAACAGGAAGAAGAAGCTTGCCTTTAAGATTGTCCATCAGCTTGCTCTTGATTTGGCCAGAGG GCTGAGCTATTTGCACTCAAAAAAGATTGTACATCGTGATGTGAAAGCTGAAAACATGTTGTTAGACACTagtagaaatttaaaaattgctGATTTTGGAGTTGCTCGTGTTGAAGCACAAAATCCCAAAGACATGACCGGAGAAACTGGAACCCTTGGATACATGGCCCCAGAG GTACTTGATGGAAAGCCTTACAACAGAAAATGTGATGTATATAGCTTTGGTATTTGCTTATGGGAAATTTATTGCTGTGATCTCCCATATCTAGATCTAAGCTTCGCTGAAGTCTCTTCTGCCGTTGTTAGACAG AATTTGCGACCAAATATCCCGAAATGTTGTCCAAGCTCTGTATCAAATATCATGAAGAAATGCTGGGATGCAAATCCAGACAAACGACCTGAAATGGATGAGGTAGTGAAAATGTTGGAAGCCATTGACACAAACAAAGGAGGAGGAATGATACCCGAAGATCAAGTTATACAAGGCTGTTTCTGCATTGTTCGTA gGAAACTCCGATGTTTCTAA
- the LOC107030608 gene encoding protein RDM1-like yields the protein MVQLFFILFLLSMADQDLGVILRKAKMYQEYMQIVPIPARKASVIPFNSWIGLATSIKGLYGQPLHYLTNLSIKKWDSLRTGASDEEVPLDILIDPAKAEAGIWLIEEMHRKTTSPYFIARLWHADPMYHANICAILPDLKDPSK from the exons ATggttcaacttttttttattctctttttgcTTTCCATGGCCGATCAGGATTTAG GTGTTATACTCAGAAAAGCAAAAATGTACCAAGAGTACATGCAGATTGTTCCTATCCCCGCAAGGAAGGCCTCTGTGATTCCTTTTAACTCATGGATAGGGTTGGCTACATCAATCAAGGGGTTATATGGGCAACCCCTGCACTACCTGACCAACCTCTCCATAAAAAAGTGGGATAGCTTGAGGACTGGGGCTAGCGATGAAGAGGTTCCATTGGATATACTCATTGATCCAGCTAAAGCTGAAGCAGGCATTTGGCTTATAGAAGAAATGCATAGAAAAACTACATCTCCTTATTTCATTGCTAGGCTCTGGCATGCTGATCCTATGTATCATGCTAATATTTGTGCAATTTTACCAGATTTGAAAGATCCATCCAAATAG